A single region of the Vicia villosa cultivar HV-30 ecotype Madison, WI linkage group LG4, Vvil1.0, whole genome shotgun sequence genome encodes:
- the LOC131596567 gene encoding probable hexosyltransferase MUCI70 yields MFHTTANNHHAVTISDDETDELGRMRVRARRKRKKLGNRRLIRKLLVKYWMLLIIIPAAFLLFYEATRIGLRPSASNVIKTAPGNQDDDRSSPTLAQELHVKTNLNRLDPTTHVVAGVRERCLKLLPPEKLEQLEIPVEEESTLPIREILYVSGNDLSFEGGNATLSQLRAEDIRFNLFTGNQTFEERDRSFEVKETTMAHCGFYSVDGGFRISDEDKSFMQGCKVVVSTCAFGGGDDLYQPIGMSQASLKKVCYVAFWDEITLKAQELVGRRVGDNGFVGKWRIVVVQDLPFSDQRLNGKIPKMLTHRLFPQAKYSIWVDSKSQFRRDPLGVLEALLWRTNSILAISEHGARSSVYEEAKAVVKKNKAKPEEVEVQLNQYKKDGLPGDRRLNGKKALCEASVIVRKLTPLSNLLMCVWFNEVVRFTSRDQLSFPYVLWRLKAFKDVNTFPVCTRKDLVNSMGHIRKAKPLQK; encoded by the exons ATGTTCCACACCACCGCCAACAACCACCACGCCGTAACGATCTCCGACGACGAAACCGATGAACTAGGTCGCATGCGCGTTCGCGCTCGCCGGAAACGGAAGAAACTCGGCAACCGACGATTAATCAGGAAGCTTCTAGTCAAATACTGGATGCTACTCATCATTATTCCAGCTGCGTTTTTGCTGTTTTACGAAGCAACACGAATTGGCCTAAGACCTAGTGCTTCTAATGTTATTAAAACAGCACCAGGTAATCAAGATGATGATCGATCTAGTCCTACATTGGCTCAAGAATTGCATGTGAAAACTAATTTGAATCGGCTTGATCCTACTACTCATGTTGTTGCTGGTGTTAGAGAAC GTTGCTTGAAGCTTCTACCACCTGAAAAACTTGAGCAACTAGAGATTCCTGTGGAAGAAGAATCTACTTTACCTATTCGTGAAATCTTGTACGTGTCAGGAAATGATTTGTCTTTTGAAGGAGGCAATGCTACATTGTCTCAATTACGTGCGGAGGATATAAGGTTTAATTTATTTACTGGAAATCAAACATTTGAGGAAAGAGATAGAAGTTTCGAG GTGAAAGAAACTACAATGGCACATTGTGGGTTCTACAGTGTGGATGGAGGATTTAGGATATCTGATGAAGATAAAAGTTTCATGCAAGGTTGCAAAGTGGTGGTATCTACTTGTGCATTTGGTGGTGGAGATGATCTCTATCAACCAATTGGAATGTCACAGGCTTCACTTAAAAAG GTTTGCTATGTAGCATTCTGGGATGAGATCACACTAAAAGCACAGGAATTAGTGGGTCGCAGAGTTGGAGACAATGGATTTGTAGGAAAGTGGCGTATTGTTGTCGTTCAGGATCTTCCCTTTTCTGATCAAAGGTTGAATGGTAAAATTCCAAAG ATGTTAACCCATCGTCTTTTCCCTCAAGCAAAATACTCTATTTGGGTAGACTCCAAGTCCCAATTTAGGAGGGACCCACTAGGTGTGTTGGAAGCACTCCTCTGGCGCACAAACTCTATACTTGCCATTTCAGAACACGGAGCTCGTAGCAGTGTCTATGAGGAGGCCAAGGCTGTTGTCAAGAAAAACAAAGCCAAGCCGGAAGAAGTTGAAGTGCAACTGAATCAATACAAAAAAGATGGCTTGCCTGGAGACAGAAGGTTAAATGGAAAGAAAG CTCTATGTGAAGCCTCTGTTATCGTGAGGAAGCTCACACCACTATCTAATCTGTTGATGTGCGTCTGGTTTAATGAGGTGGTTCGCTTCACTTCTAGGGATCAGCTCAGCTTCCCATATGTTCTGTGGAGGTTGAAAGCATTCAAAGACGTCAATACGTTCCCTGTCTGCACTCGCAAGGATTTAGTCAATAGCATGGGCCACATCCGCAAGGCAAAACCACTGCaaaaatga
- the LOC131596568 gene encoding small ribosomal subunit protein uS9c, whose product MAVSLSSLTSSLSSLSFSSNISHKPTSLSLPRTFSISRSSKLPSLTVSASALAPPAEPEIADLKKYVKSRLPGGFAAQTIIGTGRRKTAVARVVLQEGTGKFVINYRDAQEYFQGNPLWLQYMKVPLITLGYETSFDVFVKAEGGGLSGQAQAITLGIARALLKVSEGYRVPLRQQGLLTRDARAVERKKVGLKKARKAPQYSKR is encoded by the exons atgGCAGTTTCCTTATCATCTCTCACATCTTCCCTCTCTTCACTCTCCTTTTCTTCAAACATCTCTCACAAACCAACCTCTCTTTCTCTGCCCAGAACCTTCTCCATCTCTCGCTCTTCCAAACTCCCCTCCCTAACCGTATCCGCATCAGCACTCGCTCCTCCCGCCGAACCCGAAATCGCTGACCTCAAGAAATACGTGAAATCCAGACTTCCCGGTGGATTCGCCGCTCAAACTATCATCGGCACCGGTCGCCGAAAAACTGCCGTCGCTCGTGTTGTTCTCCAGGAAGGAACCGGCAAATTCGTTATCAATTACCGTGACGCTCAG GAATATTTTCAAGGAAATCCGTTGTGGCTTCAATACATGAAGGTGCCCCTAATAACTTTGGGATATGAAACTAGTTTTGATGTGTTTGTTAAAGCTGAGGGTGGTGGTCTCTCTGGTCAAGCTCAGGCAATCACCCTTGGCATTGCTCGTGCATTGCTGAAGGTTAGCGAAGGTTATAGAGTACCTTTGAGACAGCAAGGGCTTCTCACCAGAGATGCTAGAGCCGTTGAGAGGAAGAAAGTTGGTCTCAAGAAAGCTCGTAAAGCCCCTCAATATTCCAAACGTTGA